In a genomic window of Limisphaera ngatamarikiensis:
- a CDS encoding RidA family protein: MKKVVIRPAGAAPAVGPYNHAVRVGDLLFCAGQIPVDPATGQLVEGDIRVQTERVLRNVEILLKDQGLTFDDVVKTTVFLTDLQDFAAMNEVYARFFTRDHPARSTVQVAALPKGARVEIEVIAAYGGSDPA; this comes from the coding sequence ATGAAGAAGGTGGTGATTCGACCGGCGGGTGCGGCCCCAGCGGTGGGACCGTACAATCACGCAGTGCGGGTGGGTGACCTGCTGTTTTGCGCGGGTCAGATCCCGGTGGACCCGGCGACGGGCCAACTGGTGGAGGGCGACATCCGGGTGCAAACCGAACGGGTGTTGCGGAACGTGGAGATTCTGTTGAAGGACCAGGGACTGACCTTTGACGACGTGGTGAAGACCACGGTGTTTTTGACGGACCTGCAGGATTTTGCGGCCATGAACGAGGTGTACGCCCGGTTTTTCACGCGGGATCATCCGGCGCGTTCGACCGTGCAGGTGGCGGCATTGCCGAAGGGGGCGCGGGTGGAGATCGAGGTGATCGCCGCCTACGGTGGGTCGGACCCGGCCTGA
- the rmuC gene encoding DNA recombination protein RmuC has translation MEAWIGFGLGVVAGGLVVWFWMRGRGPAPDSRLEQELREQVRLREEELVRLRTELASLSQGKAAAEAEREATRRLMTQQQELHERMLREHQASHERALREQRESYERALRELQEARDRALAELREAFKALSAEALKESAPAFLQLAGETLGKLQEAARGDLAQRQEAIRALVQPLKEQLEAYQRRLQQAESQQSVVLGELRKQLEALSQQSQVLAQETQQFRMVLRSNPARGRWGEETLRRVVEAAGMSAHCDFVEQAAGSEGKPDLIVHLPGNRMILVDAKVPDLDFLSALDEADPDRRRAALAAHARKLRQTITDLAERDYPRQFPNALDHVVLFLPAESLFSAALEGDRELIVWAAQRRILLATPASLIALLRSVAVSWQQHAQTENAQKIAQAARDLYERVVTFAQHLERLRAGLERAVTAYNDAVGSFQARVRPAGERLAALGGGAPGRELPEPEPIAQGLRLTAGDAKVVPEETGGPRRAGG, from the coding sequence ATGGAAGCGTGGATTGGATTTGGTTTGGGTGTGGTCGCGGGCGGGCTGGTGGTCTGGTTCTGGATGCGCGGTCGCGGGCCGGCGCCGGATTCGCGGTTGGAACAGGAGCTGCGCGAGCAGGTGCGACTGCGGGAGGAGGAACTGGTGCGGCTCCGGACGGAGCTGGCGTCGCTGAGTCAGGGGAAGGCGGCGGCCGAAGCGGAACGGGAGGCGACCCGGCGGCTGATGACGCAGCAACAGGAGCTGCACGAACGGATGTTGCGCGAGCACCAGGCCTCGCATGAGCGTGCCCTGCGGGAACAGCGGGAGTCGTATGAACGGGCGTTGCGGGAACTGCAGGAGGCGCGGGACAGGGCGTTGGCCGAGCTGCGGGAGGCGTTCAAGGCGCTGAGTGCCGAGGCGTTGAAGGAGAGTGCGCCGGCGTTTCTGCAACTGGCGGGGGAGACGCTGGGGAAATTACAGGAGGCGGCCAGGGGGGATCTGGCGCAGCGGCAGGAGGCGATTCGTGCGCTGGTCCAACCGTTGAAGGAGCAATTGGAGGCCTACCAGCGGCGGTTACAACAGGCGGAGAGCCAGCAGTCGGTGGTACTGGGCGAGCTGAGGAAGCAGTTGGAGGCGTTGTCGCAGCAGAGCCAGGTGCTGGCCCAGGAGACGCAACAGTTTCGGATGGTGTTGCGGTCGAATCCGGCCCGGGGTCGGTGGGGCGAGGAGACGCTGCGGCGGGTGGTGGAGGCGGCGGGGATGAGCGCGCACTGCGACTTTGTGGAGCAGGCGGCGGGGTCGGAGGGGAAACCGGATCTGATTGTGCATTTGCCGGGCAACCGGATGATCCTGGTGGATGCCAAGGTGCCGGACCTGGATTTTTTGTCGGCGCTGGACGAGGCGGATCCGGACCGGCGCCGGGCGGCGCTGGCCGCGCATGCGCGGAAGTTGCGGCAGACGATCACGGACCTGGCCGAGCGGGATTACCCGCGGCAGTTTCCCAATGCGCTGGATCACGTGGTGTTGTTTTTGCCGGCCGAATCGTTGTTCAGCGCGGCGCTGGAGGGGGACCGGGAACTGATTGTGTGGGCGGCGCAGCGGCGGATTTTGCTGGCGACGCCGGCGTCGTTGATTGCGTTGTTGCGTTCGGTGGCGGTGAGCTGGCAGCAGCATGCGCAGACGGAGAACGCGCAGAAGATTGCGCAGGCGGCGCGGGACCTGTACGAGCGCGTGGTCACGTTTGCGCAGCATTTGGAGCGGTTGCGGGCGGGTCTGGAGCGGGCGGTGACGGCCTACAACGATGCGGTGGGAAGTTTTCAGGCGCGGGTACGGCCGGCGGGGGAACGTTTGGCTGCGCTGGGCGGCGGTGCGCCGGGCAGAGAATTGCCGGAGCCGGAGCCGATTGCTCAGGGGCTGCGGCTGACGGCCGGCGATGCGAAGGTTGTGCCGGAGGAAACCGGCGGTCCACGCCGGGCCGGCGGGTGA
- a CDS encoding divalent metal cation transporter, protein MSEKKDAPAGLPLSGQVNRAALAREEAELRALEQLPWPRRALGYLKRTGPGLLQSAMTLGAGSAVASVVAGASFGYDLLWVQPVAMLLGVCMLAALGHVVLTTGERPYRLVSRELHPALAFLWALATVVASVIWHFPQYGLAAGAARDLAELAGLTVYAVGEDGVRRLTGTGYAVSFGIGFVLLGVSLATVWSYGRRGAGIRIYEWFLRGVILVVVLSFATVVVWTGVDWVALLRGFFGFTLPRSAEGIQTVLGAIGAAVGINMTFLYGYSLLAKGWGPVHRPLSRWDLVMSMLVPFVVVTSLIILAMANTVYDPARAGVVRTDLRPVDAAQALVPVMGAHVGRVVFDLGFIAMTCGAISAHMVVCGFTVCEMFGLEYTERRYRMFTLVPVVGLLGVVTSTPLWLPVVASALAFTMLPIAYGTFVVLYNRRSCGGAGFAATPGRLLFNLVLVVALAMSVVGAGIQLKTRVLDRLPALLGRSTAMLRVAPGALLGTAGRSGLWACGAGAGLFPMPVEAVRWQRLI, encoded by the coding sequence GTGAGCGAAAAGAAGGATGCACCGGCCGGGCTGCCCCTGAGCGGGCAGGTGAATCGGGCGGCCTTGGCACGGGAGGAGGCCGAGTTGAGGGCGCTGGAACAGTTGCCCTGGCCGCGGCGGGCGCTGGGGTATTTGAAGCGGACGGGGCCGGGTCTGTTGCAGAGTGCGATGACGCTGGGGGCGGGCAGTGCGGTGGCATCGGTGGTGGCGGGGGCGTCCTTTGGTTACGACCTGCTCTGGGTGCAACCGGTGGCGATGCTGCTGGGGGTGTGCATGCTGGCGGCGCTGGGGCATGTGGTGCTGACGACGGGCGAACGCCCGTATCGGCTGGTGTCGCGGGAGCTGCATCCGGCGCTGGCGTTTTTGTGGGCGCTGGCGACGGTGGTGGCGTCGGTGATCTGGCATTTTCCGCAGTACGGACTGGCGGCGGGTGCGGCGCGGGATCTGGCGGAGCTGGCGGGGCTGACGGTATATGCCGTGGGTGAGGACGGTGTGCGGCGGCTGACCGGCACGGGCTACGCGGTCAGTTTCGGGATCGGTTTTGTGTTGTTGGGGGTGTCGCTGGCAACGGTTTGGAGTTACGGCCGTCGCGGTGCAGGGATCCGGATTTACGAATGGTTTTTGCGCGGGGTGATTCTGGTGGTGGTGCTTTCGTTTGCCACGGTGGTGGTGTGGACGGGGGTGGATTGGGTGGCGTTGTTGCGAGGGTTTTTCGGGTTCACGCTGCCGCGCAGTGCGGAGGGGATCCAGACCGTGCTGGGTGCGATCGGGGCGGCGGTGGGGATCAACATGACGTTCTTGTACGGGTATTCGCTTCTGGCCAAGGGCTGGGGGCCGGTGCACCGGCCGCTGTCGCGGTGGGACCTGGTGATGTCCATGCTGGTGCCGTTTGTGGTGGTGACCTCACTGATCATCCTGGCGATGGCGAACACGGTGTACGATCCGGCGCGAGCCGGCGTGGTACGGACGGATTTGCGGCCCGTGGATGCGGCGCAGGCCCTGGTGCCGGTGATGGGGGCGCATGTGGGACGGGTTGTGTTTGATCTGGGGTTCATTGCGATGACGTGCGGGGCAATCAGCGCGCACATGGTGGTGTGCGGTTTCACCGTGTGCGAGATGTTCGGGCTGGAGTATACGGAGAGGCGATATCGGATGTTCACGCTGGTGCCGGTGGTGGGGTTGCTGGGGGTGGTGACCTCGACGCCGTTGTGGCTGCCGGTGGTGGCATCGGCCCTTGCGTTCACGATGCTGCCGATCGCGTACGGGACGTTTGTAGTGCTGTACAACCGGCGCAGTTGCGGGGGTGCGGGTTTTGCGGCGACGCCGGGCCGGTTGTTGTTCAATTTGGTGTTGGTGGTGGCGCTGGCGATGTCGGTGGTGGGTGCGGGAATCCAGCTCAAAACACGGGTTTTGGATCGGCTGCCGGCGTTGCTGGGGCGTTCCACGGCGATGCTGCGGGTGGCACCGGGGGCGCTGCTCGGGACGGCCGGGCGGAGCGGTCTTTGGGCTTGTGGCGCGGGAGCGGGGTTGTTTCCAATGCCGGTGGAGGCAGTTCGATGGCAAAGGCTGATATGA